The following proteins are encoded in a genomic region of Terriglobales bacterium:
- a CDS encoding tetratricopeptide repeat protein: MTLLYPLRSQAQEKIKTASASSDHNPGAVVEKITENSSAEKAGVQAGDLLLRWVRGDAKGEIASPFDVSQIEIEQAPRGTITLEGLRGTEKHTWVLTPGAWGLKTRPNLPSNLISLYQEGRDLAKTGKLTEAAERWRSAASQVDHSAPAWLHLWLLFHAANALAGGHQWKETNAAYEEVIAQAADAGPKIKGDLLQAWAEAFRQQRDWANAEKYFQQAAEENQKLSPESMLLAETFDGMGLSALQHGDLTGAEKYYSQAQAIQQKLAPGSLNLAKSLNNLGLLARRHGDLTHAKEYFDQALDIRTKLAPDSLDVADSLNNLGTVAWSHGDLAATGNYYQQSLAIRQKLAPGSLDVATSLSNLGTVAWKRGDLATAEEYFNQSLEIREKLNPGSLDVAASLTNLGSLTWRRGNLAKAEEYGLQAIAIQKKLAPSSLEVAVNLNNLGLVVENRGDLTKAQEYFDQALEIREKLAPGSLEVASVLNNLGDVAWERADLNKAEEYHRRALDIRQKLAPDSLDVATSLSNLGTVAWDRRDLAKAEEYGRQALAIKQKQAPDSLTLAETLTVLGGVARDRGDMAKAEEYYRQVLPIWEKLAPENKDYAETLAALARLMLRKQQIDAALPLFEKALTALEGQAAHLGGSEDVRSNFRAQYLGCYQDYIDLLIRQKQPEQAFQVLERSRARTMLEMLAEAHIDVHRGVDAALLERERSLAADLTAKFNGRIRLLSGPHSDEQAAAVNQEIEKLLAQQKDTREQIRASSPAYTSLTQPHSLSTKEVQQLLDGDTLLLAYSLGDERSYVFAVTQDSLAVYPLPKSTEIEEATRRAYEELSVNSPATGYESTVALSRTLLGAVAERLGKKRLVIIADGALQYVPFAALRTSQGAPLIAEHEIVNLPSASTLAVLRKETETRTRAPKQVAVLADPVFDSNDERLKPAAPNDLRKKDPAKNENSTVATGTQPAIVEDSTADLLTRSAADLGMTAKGTLYLPRLLSTRQEAKSILAVTQAGQALEALDFDASRATATSPTLAQYRIVHFATHGLVNSTHPELSGLVLSLVNLQGEPQNGFLDLQDIYNLNLPADLVVLSACETALGHRIQGEGLVGLTRAFMYAGAPRVVASLWRVPDRATAELMKQFYTAMLVESLPPAAALRKAQITLSKEKRWSAPYYWAGFTLQGEWK, translated from the coding sequence GTGACTCTGCTCTACCCGTTACGGTCGCAGGCACAAGAAAAAATAAAGACCGCCTCCGCTTCCAGCGACCACAACCCAGGAGCCGTGGTCGAAAAAATCACGGAGAATTCTTCCGCTGAAAAAGCAGGGGTGCAGGCAGGCGATCTCCTGCTGCGCTGGGTCCGGGGTGATGCCAAGGGTGAAATCGCATCGCCATTTGATGTTTCCCAAATTGAAATCGAACAGGCTCCGCGTGGGACCATCACGCTCGAAGGTTTGCGTGGAACCGAGAAACATACATGGGTGCTTACGCCCGGTGCCTGGGGCCTCAAGACCCGGCCGAATCTTCCCTCAAATCTTATTTCGCTTTACCAGGAAGGCCGTGATCTGGCCAAAACCGGCAAACTAACCGAAGCCGCTGAGCGCTGGCGATCGGCTGCGAGCCAGGTAGATCATTCTGCGCCTGCGTGGTTGCATCTGTGGCTGCTTTTCCACGCGGCAAACGCACTCGCAGGAGGGCATCAGTGGAAAGAAACCAATGCCGCCTATGAAGAAGTAATTGCACAGGCCGCAGATGCGGGCCCGAAGATTAAGGGAGATCTGCTGCAAGCCTGGGCCGAGGCCTTCCGCCAGCAACGCGATTGGGCCAACGCAGAGAAATACTTTCAGCAAGCCGCAGAGGAAAACCAAAAGCTGAGTCCTGAAAGTATGCTTTTGGCAGAGACCTTCGATGGCATGGGTCTTTCGGCTTTGCAGCACGGTGATCTGACCGGCGCTGAAAAGTACTATTCCCAGGCGCAGGCAATCCAACAAAAGCTCGCTCCCGGCAGCCTCAATCTGGCAAAGAGCCTTAACAATCTTGGTCTTCTCGCCCGCCGTCACGGTGATCTGACCCATGCCAAGGAATACTTCGATCAAGCCTTAGACATACGAACAAAGCTCGCCCCAGACAGTCTGGATGTTGCCGATAGCCTGAACAACCTGGGTACCGTAGCGTGGAGTCATGGCGACCTCGCCGCAACCGGGAATTACTACCAACAAAGCCTGGCCATCCGGCAGAAACTCGCTCCCGGCAGTCTGGATGTCGCCACCAGTCTCAGTAATCTGGGCACCGTAGCCTGGAAGCGCGGCGATCTGGCCACTGCAGAAGAGTATTTCAACCAGTCGTTAGAGATCAGAGAAAAACTGAACCCCGGCAGTCTGGATGTTGCCGCCAGTCTCACCAACCTGGGTAGCCTAACCTGGCGCCGTGGCAATCTCGCCAAGGCGGAGGAATATGGCCTCCAAGCTATAGCCATCCAGAAAAAACTTGCTCCCAGCAGCCTCGAAGTTGCCGTGAACCTCAATAACCTGGGTCTGGTGGTCGAGAACCGCGGCGATCTGACGAAGGCACAGGAATACTTCGATCAAGCCTTAGAGATCCGGGAAAAGTTGGCGCCCGGCAGCCTTGAGGTTGCATCCGTTCTCAATAACCTGGGAGATGTGGCCTGGGAACGCGCCGACCTGAACAAGGCAGAAGAGTATCACCGTCGCGCTTTAGACATCCGGCAGAAGCTGGCTCCAGACAGCCTCGATGTGGCGACCAGTCTCAGTAATCTTGGTACGGTGGCTTGGGATCGCAGAGACTTGGCGAAGGCGGAGGAATATGGCCGCCAGGCTTTAGCCATCAAGCAAAAACAGGCTCCCGACAGCCTTACTTTGGCAGAGACCCTCACCGTCCTTGGAGGTGTAGCTCGAGATCGTGGGGACATGGCGAAAGCAGAAGAATATTATCGCCAGGTTTTACCAATTTGGGAAAAACTGGCGCCTGAAAATAAAGACTATGCCGAGACTTTAGCGGCTTTGGCTCGTCTCATGCTGCGCAAGCAGCAAATCGACGCTGCCCTGCCGCTCTTCGAGAAGGCTCTAACCGCCCTGGAAGGTCAGGCCGCTCATCTCGGTGGCTCCGAAGATGTTCGCTCCAACTTTCGTGCGCAATATCTTGGTTGTTATCAGGACTACATTGATCTGCTCATCCGCCAGAAGCAGCCGGAGCAGGCCTTTCAAGTGCTGGAGCGTTCGCGGGCGCGGACCATGCTCGAGATGCTGGCCGAAGCGCATATTGATGTTCACCGCGGCGTAGACGCTGCATTGCTCGAGCGGGAGCGGTCACTTGCAGCCGATCTCACCGCCAAATTCAACGGCCGCATCCGTTTGCTGAGCGGCCCGCATAGCGATGAGCAGGCAGCAGCCGTCAACCAGGAGATCGAAAAGCTTCTGGCCCAGCAGAAAGATACCAGGGAACAAATCCGGGCAAGCAGCCCGGCTTACACCTCCTTGACCCAGCCACACTCGCTGAGCACCAAAGAAGTTCAGCAGTTGCTCGATGGCGATACACTGCTGCTGGCGTATTCTCTGGGCGATGAGCGCAGCTACGTGTTCGCGGTAACGCAGGATTCCCTCGCTGTCTATCCGCTTCCGAAGAGCACCGAGATCGAAGAGGCCACCCGTCGCGCCTACGAAGAGTTGAGTGTCAACAGCCCTGCAACCGGCTATGAATCCACGGTAGCTTTAAGCCGCACTTTGCTGGGTGCGGTCGCTGAGCGCCTGGGGAAAAAACGGCTGGTGATCATCGCTGATGGCGCACTGCAATATGTCCCCTTTGCCGCGCTGCGAACTTCTCAGGGAGCGCCTCTGATTGCCGAGCATGAAATTGTTAATCTACCTTCGGCTTCGACGCTCGCAGTATTGCGCAAAGAAACCGAGACGCGAACACGAGCGCCCAAACAGGTTGCGGTACTGGCTGATCCGGTCTTCGACAGCAATGACGAGCGGCTAAAACCGGCAGCCCCTAATGATCTCCGGAAAAAAGATCCCGCGAAAAATGAAAACAGCACGGTCGCGACTGGAACGCAGCCGGCAATCGTCGAAGATTCCACAGCCGACCTGTTGACCCGCTCGGCTGCTGACCTGGGCATGACCGCCAAAGGTACGCTTTACCTGCCTCGTCTATTGAGCACACGTCAGGAAGCGAAAAGCATTCTCGCAGTAACCCAGGCCGGACAAGCCTTGGAGGCCCTGGATTTTGACGCCAGCCGGGCCACGGCAACCAGTCCAACTTTGGCGCAATATCGAATCGTGCACTTTGCCACGCACGGACTGGTGAACAGCACGCACCCTGAGTTATCAGGTCTTGTGTTGTCACTGGTGAACCTGCAAGGAGAGCCGCAGAACGGTTTTCTCGACCTGCAAGACATCTACAATTTGAACCTGCCGGCTGATTTGGTTGTGCTCAGCGCCTGCGAAACCGCCCTGGGGCACCGGATTCAAGGTGAAGGCCTGGTTGGCCTGACGCGTGCATTCATGTATGCAGGCGCGCCCCGCGTGGTAGCAAGTCTGTGGCGAGTGCCCGACCGCGCCACGGCAGAGCTGATGAAGCAGTTTTATACAGCCATGCTGGTTGAGAGCTTGCCGCCGGCAGCTGCCTTGCGCAAGGCCCAGATAACCTTGTCGAAAGAAAAGCGCTGGTCGGCCCCGTACTACTGGGCCGGGTTCACGCTGCAGGGCGAGTGGAAATGA